The Roseococcus microcysteis genome contains a region encoding:
- a CDS encoding type II toxin-antitoxin system RatA family toxin translates to MPTHAEKRILRHRPDEVFQIVADVHRYPEFLPWCVGARVLSRDETKLVADLTIGFKMFRETFRSDVTLQRPEMIQVQYLDGPFRYLNNTWKLNPVPQGTEVDFFVDFEFKSRLLQAVIGTVFNEATRLMVRAFERRTMQVYGRNSAAAPRPAEIPSTPG, encoded by the coding sequence ATGCCCACCCATGCCGAAAAGCGCATCCTGCGCCACCGCCCGGACGAGGTGTTCCAGATCGTCGCCGACGTGCATCGCTATCCGGAATTCCTGCCCTGGTGCGTGGGCGCGCGCGTGCTCAGCCGTGACGAGACCAAGCTGGTGGCCGACCTGACCATCGGCTTCAAGATGTTCCGCGAGACCTTCCGCAGCGACGTGACGCTCCAGCGGCCGGAGATGATCCAGGTGCAGTACCTGGACGGCCCCTTCCGCTACCTGAACAACACCTGGAAGCTCAACCCCGTGCCGCAGGGCACGGAGGTGGATTTCTTCGTGGATTTCGAATTCAAGTCTCGCCTGTTGCAGGCCGTGATCGGCACCGTCTTCAACGAGGCCACGCGGCTGATGGTGCGCGCCTTCGAACGCCGGACCATGCAGGTCTATGGCCGCAACTCCGCCGCCGCGCCGCGGCCGGCGGAAATTCCCTCGACCCCGGGCTAG
- a CDS encoding threonine aldolase family protein, protein MVHAPNRPPAGAPPVRINLYSDTQTRPTPAMKAAMMEAEVGDEQHGDDPTVHALCDRMAALMGKEAAMYLPSGTMCNVIAILTHCKKGDEVLAHETSHILHSEGGTHAALTGVQIMPLKGARGLFTADDVRAGIRPKTRYAPPQRMLEVEQTANIGGGVVWPLEQLTAVTDVAREQGWATHMDGARLMNACVAAGVAPKDMVAGFDSVWLDFTKGLGAPLGAVLCGSSEFIGEAWRWKQRLGGSMRQAGICAAACLYALDHHVDRLAEDHANAKALARGLAQIEGVVVEEPDTNLVFFDIKGTGVAVEELQRRLALQGIMVSGLGGRVRACTHLDVTAAMIPEAVSAIRDALHA, encoded by the coding sequence ATGGTCCACGCTCCCAACCGCCCGCCCGCCGGTGCGCCGCCCGTGCGCATCAACCTCTATTCCGACACCCAGACCCGCCCCACGCCGGCCATGAAGGCCGCGATGATGGAGGCCGAGGTGGGCGATGAGCAGCATGGCGACGACCCCACCGTCCATGCCCTGTGCGATCGCATGGCGGCGCTGATGGGCAAGGAGGCGGCGATGTATCTGCCGTCCGGGACCATGTGCAACGTCATCGCCATCCTCACCCATTGCAAGAAGGGCGATGAGGTGCTGGCGCACGAGACCAGCCACATCCTGCACAGCGAGGGCGGCACCCATGCCGCGCTCACGGGGGTGCAGATCATGCCGTTGAAGGGCGCCCGCGGCCTCTTCACCGCCGATGATGTCCGCGCCGGCATCCGCCCCAAGACCCGCTACGCGCCCCCCCAGCGCATGCTGGAGGTGGAGCAGACCGCCAATATCGGCGGCGGCGTGGTCTGGCCGCTGGAACAGCTTACCGCCGTCACCGATGTGGCGCGGGAACAGGGCTGGGCCACCCACATGGACGGCGCCAGGCTGATGAATGCCTGCGTCGCCGCGGGCGTCGCGCCGAAGGACATGGTGGCCGGCTTCGACAGCGTCTGGCTCGACTTCACCAAGGGGTTGGGCGCGCCGCTCGGGGCCGTGCTCTGCGGCAGTTCCGAATTCATCGGCGAGGCCTGGCGCTGGAAGCAGCGCCTGGGCGGCTCCATGCGCCAGGCCGGCATCTGTGCCGCCGCCTGCCTCTACGCCCTGGACCACCATGTGGACCGGCTGGCCGAGGACCACGCCAACGCCAAGGCGCTGGCGCGCGGCCTCGCGCAGATCGAGGGCGTGGTGGTGGAGGAGCCGGACACCAACCTCGTCTTCTTCGACATCAAGGGCACGGGCGTCGCGGTCGAGGAACTGCAGCGCCGCCTCGCCCTGCAGGGCATCATGGTCAGTGGGTTGGGCGGCCGCGTGCGCGCCTG